One Benincasa hispida cultivar B227 chromosome 5, ASM972705v1, whole genome shotgun sequence genomic window carries:
- the LOC120078299 gene encoding uncharacterized protein LOC120078299 yields MSSSRRAWIVAASVGVVEALKDQGICRWNQSIRSAHQYAKNHVRSVPQATRLTGSSAAVVSGKQQQKQSEESLRTVMYLSCWGPN; encoded by the coding sequence atgagttcatcaaGAAGAGCTTGGATTGTAGCCGCCAGTGTGGGCGTCGTGGAAGCCTTGAAGGATCAAGGAATTTGCCGATGGAATCAGAGCATTAGATCCGCCCATCAATACGCCAAAAACCATGTCAGATCGGTGCCTCAGGCCACCAGATTGACTGGCTCTTCCGCCGCCGTGGTTTCTGGCAAGCAACAGCAGAAGCAATCGGAAGAATCTTTAAGAACGGTCATGTATTTGAGCTGTTGGGGTCCCAATTAA
- the LOC120078325 gene encoding uncharacterized protein LOC120078325, producing MSCSRRAWVVAASVGVVEALKDQGICRWNHTIRSLQQYAKNHVRSVSQARKLSSPSATAVSDQKWKQSEESLRTVMYLSCWGPNN from the coding sequence ATGAGTTGTTCGAGAAGAGCTTGGGTTGTAGCAGCCAGTGTTGGAGTGGTGGAGGCCTTGAAAGATCAAGGGATTTGCCGGTGGAATCATACCATTAGATCGCTTCAACAGTACGCTAAAAACCATGTTAGATCGGTTTCTCAGGCTAGGAAGCTTTCTTCTCCGTCGGCTACGGCGGTTTCCGATCAGAAGTGGAAGCAATCGGAGGAATCTTTGAGAACTGTCATGTACTTGAGCTGTTGGGGGCCCAATAACTGA